Proteins from a single region of Macrobrachium nipponense isolate FS-2020 chromosome 11, ASM1510439v2, whole genome shotgun sequence:
- the LOC135207326 gene encoding acyl-coenzyme A thioesterase 5-like isoform X2, which translates to MISNALTCVVQMRLRTTARLLAKKYRLNPTGRRGLATTVHLGNKHIQSRDVWVEASPRVCLHDVHTELKAGGLKPNSPVTLRADLIDEHGKHFCSHAHYISDSSGRVDVTLQESVGGSYTGIFPAGLLTTLKPAADEFSFLRLCKRNPETPWKIDISLIDGHKTLHEESNALSTVCLERHFISPDVQRIPIRQGRVRGTLFLPGGKGPYPGVLDMFGAVGGLLEFRSALLASRGIASLALAYFGFEDLPKSTEHFELDYFEEAINVLLSQENVVKDRCGIVAVSKSTDISFALATWVSQVKAVVCISGTPIPLDSTLSYRGKTLVEGLKMGFEHLMIDEEGRIYPKRNLYLEHFTPFHPQFIPIEKADDGTHFLAVAGDDDGWSTDIPTLGVQQRLDAFGKTNYEVVIYPGAGHLIEPPYGPLIYQSYHRYLPVTDEEGMEKMIGQRILWGGHAEGTCKAQEDLWLRMRKFITRHVQDESPWYQKHLQQNSKL; encoded by the exons ATGATCAGCAATGCTTTGACGTGTGTAGTCCAAATGAGGTTACGGACAACCGCAAGACTACTGGCGAAGAAATACAGACTAAACCCGACTGGCAGAAGAGGTTTAGCAACGACGGTGCATCTCggaaacaaacacatacaaagcAGAGACGTCTGGGTGGAAGCCAGCCCTCGAGTCTGCTTACATGATGTTCATACGGAGTTGAAAGCTGGCGGTTTGAAGCCCAACTCCCCAGTCACCCTACGCGCTGACCTCATTGACGAACATGGGAAGCAC TTCTGCTCTCATGCCCACTACATCTCGGATTCAAGTGGGAGAGTAGATGTTACTCTGCAAGAGTCAGTGGGAGGATCATACACTGGAATATTCCCTGCTGGCCTTCTGACAACTCTGAAACCAGCAGCAGATGAATTTTCTTTTCTCAGACTATGCAAAAGGAACCCTGAAACACCTTGGAAG ATAGACATCAGCCTCATAGACGGTCACAAGACGTTGCATGAAGAATCCAATGCTCTTTCAACAGTGTGTCTTGAAAGGCACTTTATTTCACCAGATGTACAAAGAATACCTATACGGCAGGGAAGAGTTCGAGGTACTTTGTTTCTGCCAGGAGGGAAGGGTCCTTACCCTGGAGTCTTGGATATGTTTGGGGCTGTAGGAGGACTCCTAGAATTCAGATCTG CATTACTGGCATCAAGAGGGATTGCTTCACTGGCTTTGGCGTATTTTGGATTTGAAGACCTTCCCAAGAGTACAGAGCACTTCGAACTAGATTACTTTGAAGAAGCGATAAACGTGCTTTTATCTCAAGAAAATGTTGTAAAAGACAGATGTGGGATTGTAGCTGTCAGTAAATCAACGGACATTTCATTTGCTCTAGCTACGTGGGTGTCTCAGGTGAAAGCAGTGGTATGCATCAGTGGAACTCCTATACCACTGGATTCTACACTATCTTACAGAGGAAAGACTTTAGTGGAAGGACTGAAAATGGGTTTTGAACATTTGATGATTGACGAAGAAGGGCGAATTTATCCGAAAAGAAATCTCTACCTCGAGCACTTTACTCCATTTCACCCACAATTTATCCCAATTGAAAAAGCTGACGATGGAACACATTTTCTAGCAGTCGCAGGTGATGACGATGGATGGTCCACAGACATCCCTACACTGGGTGTCCAGCAACGATTAGACGCATTCGGCAAGACCAATTACGAAGTCGTGATTTATCCAGGTGCCGGACATTTGATTGAACCTCCATATGGACCTTTAATCTACCAATCTTACCACCGATACCTGCCTGTTACTGATGAAGAGGGTATGGAAAAGATGATTGGGCAACGCATCCTGTGGGGAGGTCACGCAGAGGGCACGTGCAAAGCACAAGAAGATTTATGGCTTCGTATGAGGAAGTTCATCACCAGGCATGTCCAGGATGAAAGCCCCTGGTACCAGAAGCATCTCCAGCAAAACAGTAAGCTGTAA
- the LOC135207326 gene encoding acyl-coenzyme A thioesterase 5-like isoform X1 — MISNALTCVVQMRLRTTARLLAKKYRLNPTGRRGLATTVHLGNKHIQSRDVWVEASPRVCLHDVHTELKAGGLKPNSPVTLRADLIDEHGKHFCSHAHYISDSSGRVDVTLQESVGGSYTGIFPAGLLTTLKPAADEFSFLRLCKRNPETPWKIDISLIDGHKTLHEESNALSTVCLERHFISPDVQRIPIRQGRVRGTLFLPGGKGPYPGVLDMFGAVGGLLEFRSALLASRGIASLALAYFGFEDLPKSTEHFELDYFEEAINVLLSQENVVKDRCGIVAVSKSTDISFALATWVSQVKAVVCISGTPIPLDSTLSYRGKTLVEGLKMGFEHLMIDEEGRIYPKRNLYLEHFTPFHPQFIPIEKADDGTHFLAVAGDDDGWSTDIPTLGVQQRLDAFGKTNYEVVIYPGAGHLIEPPYGPLIYQSYHRYLPVTDEEGMEKMIGQRILWGGHAEGTCKAQEDLWLRMRKFITRHVQDESPWYQKHLQQNIFL, encoded by the exons ATGATCAGCAATGCTTTGACGTGTGTAGTCCAAATGAGGTTACGGACAACCGCAAGACTACTGGCGAAGAAATACAGACTAAACCCGACTGGCAGAAGAGGTTTAGCAACGACGGTGCATCTCggaaacaaacacatacaaagcAGAGACGTCTGGGTGGAAGCCAGCCCTCGAGTCTGCTTACATGATGTTCATACGGAGTTGAAAGCTGGCGGTTTGAAGCCCAACTCCCCAGTCACCCTACGCGCTGACCTCATTGACGAACATGGGAAGCAC TTCTGCTCTCATGCCCACTACATCTCGGATTCAAGTGGGAGAGTAGATGTTACTCTGCAAGAGTCAGTGGGAGGATCATACACTGGAATATTCCCTGCTGGCCTTCTGACAACTCTGAAACCAGCAGCAGATGAATTTTCTTTTCTCAGACTATGCAAAAGGAACCCTGAAACACCTTGGAAG ATAGACATCAGCCTCATAGACGGTCACAAGACGTTGCATGAAGAATCCAATGCTCTTTCAACAGTGTGTCTTGAAAGGCACTTTATTTCACCAGATGTACAAAGAATACCTATACGGCAGGGAAGAGTTCGAGGTACTTTGTTTCTGCCAGGAGGGAAGGGTCCTTACCCTGGAGTCTTGGATATGTTTGGGGCTGTAGGAGGACTCCTAGAATTCAGATCTG CATTACTGGCATCAAGAGGGATTGCTTCACTGGCTTTGGCGTATTTTGGATTTGAAGACCTTCCCAAGAGTACAGAGCACTTCGAACTAGATTACTTTGAAGAAGCGATAAACGTGCTTTTATCTCAAGAAAATGTTGTAAAAGACAGATGTGGGATTGTAGCTGTCAGTAAATCAACGGACATTTCATTTGCTCTAGCTACGTGGGTGTCTCAGGTGAAAGCAGTGGTATGCATCAGTGGAACTCCTATACCACTGGATTCTACACTATCTTACAGAGGAAAGACTTTAGTGGAAGGACTGAAAATGGGTTTTGAACATTTGATGATTGACGAAGAAGGGCGAATTTATCCGAAAAGAAATCTCTACCTCGAGCACTTTACTCCATTTCACCCACAATTTATCCCAATTGAAAAAGCTGACGATGGAACACATTTTCTAGCAGTCGCAGGTGATGACGATGGATGGTCCACAGACATCCCTACACTGGGTGTCCAGCAACGATTAGACGCATTCGGCAAGACCAATTACGAAGTCGTGATTTATCCAGGTGCCGGACATTTGATTGAACCTCCATATGGACCTTTAATCTACCAATCTTACCACCGATACCTGCCTGTTACTGATGAAGAGGGTATGGAAAAGATGATTGGGCAACGCATCCTGTGGGGAGGTCACGCAGAGGGCACGTGCAAAGCACAAGAAGATTTATGGCTTCGTATGAGGAAGTTCATCACCAGGCATGTCCAGGATGAAAGCCCCTGGTACCAGAAGCATCTCCAGCAAAACA ttttcctctaA
- the LOC135207326 gene encoding bile acid-CoA:amino acid N-acyltransferase-like isoform X3 — MISNALTCVVQMRLRTTARLLAKKYRLNPTGRRGLATTVHLGNKHIQSRDVWVEASPRVCLHDVHTELKAGGLKPNSPVTLRADLIDEHGKHFSSNAHYIADNNGGVDLEKAASVGGSYQGVFPAGLLSTLSTLPTEKKYHRLFRRNPLIPWKITVSVHDGHADLSAEPETTLASVELERHLTAPGVQRIEVRHGRVRGSLYLPPGPGPFPGVIDLFGFIGGLFEFRSATLASKGIASLALAVFNYDDLPVTPKKVHFEYFEEAIQFLMSQPQVIPDRCGVVCNSKSGDIGYNMAVLFEEVKAVIGINALTFPFYSQYYYGGKLLIKGKVFSRDELVTDNDGLTHFKLQKYFNNATNEQLIPVEEADEDTQFMVVCGDDDPCEFKHSIPAFEERMQKANKTNYETVLYKGAGHLLHSPYDPLCYATLQPSLPILEDKEFQSVTFKWGGTPLGTCEAQVDLWQRMQAFFKRHVRDKSSWYQAYLQCSSSHTK, encoded by the exons ATGATCAGCAATGCTTTGACGTGTGTAGTCCAAATGAGGTTACGGACAACCGCAAGACTACTGGCGAAGAAATACAGACTAAACCCGACTGGCAGAAGAGGTTTAGCAACGACGGTGCATCTCggaaacaaacacatacaaagcAGAGACGTCTGGGTGGAAGCCAGCCCTCGAGTCTGCTTACATGATGTTCATACGGAGTTGAAAGCTGGCGGTTTGAAGCCCAACTCCCCAGTCACCCTACGCGCTGACCTCATTGACGAACATGGGAAGCAC ttttcctctaACGCCCACTACATAGCAGACAATAATGGAGGAGTGGATCTCGAAAAGGCTGCATCAGTTGGAGGCTCTTACCAAGGGGTCTTTCCAGCAGGCCTACTGAGCACCCTCTCAACTCTCCCCACCGAGAAAAAGTATCACAGGCTCTTTCGCCGCAACCCACTAATACCGTGGAAA ATTACAGTAAGTGTCCATGATGGTCATGCCGACCTGTCAGCAGAGCCAGAAACCACTTTAGCAAGTGTAGAATTGGAACGGCACTTGACGGCTCCTGGAGTACAACGTATAGAAGTGAGGCATGGAAGAGTTCGAGGTTCTCTCTACCTACCACCAGGTCCTGGACCCTTCCCAGGAGTCATAGACTTATTTGGATTTATTGGAGGGCTCTTCGAATTTCGTTCAG cAACGTTAGCCTCAAAAGGTATCGCCAGTCTGGCACTTGCAGTATTCAACTATGATGATCTACCAGTAACTCCAAAAAAGGTTCACTTCGAATATTTTGAGGAGGCAATTCAATTTCTGATGAGCCAGCCGCAAGTAATTCCTGACAGATGCGGCGTCGTGTGCAACAGTAAATCTGGAGACATTGGCTACAACATGGCCGTTCTCTTCGAAGAAGTGAAGGCAGTTATAGGAATTAATGCGCTTACATTCCCATTTTACAGTCAGTATTACTACGGAGGAAAGCTACTGATAAAGGGCAAGGTCTTCTCGAGAGATGAGTTGGTGACTGACAATGACGGCTTGACTCACTTCAAGTTACAGAAATATTTCAATAATGCTACTAACGAACAGCTCATTCCCGTAGAGGAGGCTGACGAAGACACTCAATTCATGGTGGTGTGCGGAGATGATGATCCCTGTGAGTTCAAACACAGTATTCCCGCATTTGAAGAGCGAATGCAGAAGGCGAACAAAACCAATTATGAGACTGTTTTATACAAGGGCGCGGGCCACCTGTTGCATTCCCCCTACGACCCACTGTGTTACGCCACTCTGCAGCCTTCTTTACCCATTTTGGAAGATAAAGAGTTTCAGTCAGTGACATTCAAGTGGGGAGGCACGCCTCTGGGAACATGTGAGGCCCAGGTCGACCTATGGCAACGGATGCAGGCATTTTTCAAAAGGCACGTGCGCGATAAAAGCTCTTGGTATCAAGCTTATTTACAATGTTCCAGCAGTCACACAAAGTAG